The following proteins are encoded in a genomic region of Ostrea edulis chromosome 7, xbOstEdul1.1, whole genome shotgun sequence:
- the LOC125656794 gene encoding uncharacterized protein LOC125656794 → MARMYLIFLSVYLAALFGYTSANTQIWKIAKTKLGSTKWRLVNDWRGDSDYENQWKCNLFVYDVLLEANAKVPNRRFWGHYPIGANEWANPQSRYVEKTGCYKTVSDKDKRKGDVIAFQRRGTSGHMGIISTNGFYISAGKDKVTETSIKGFLQRNTIVQMTIWRYTC, encoded by the exons ATGGCAAGAATGTATCTAATCTTCCTCAGCGTGTATTTGGCCGCTCTGTTTGGGTATACCAGTGCCAACACGCAG ATATGGAAAATTGCAAAAACAAAACTTGGTTCTACGAAGTGGAGATTGGTAAACGACTGGAGAGGAGATAGCGATTACGAGAACCAGTGGAAGTGCAATCTTTTCGTTTATGACGTGCTTCTGGAAGCCAACGCCAAAGTACCAAACAGAAG ATTTTGGGGACACTATCCCATTGGTGCCAACGAATGGGCTAACCCTCAGTCTCGGTATGTCGAAAAGACTGGGTGCTATAAAACAGTGTCGGACAAAGACAAACGGAAAGGTGACGTCATAGCATTTCAAAGACGTGGTACTAGTGGACACATGGGGATAATTTCTACTAATGGCTTTTACATCAGTGCTGGCAAAGACAAGGTTACAGAGACGTCCATCAAGGGATTTCTCCAAAGAAACACAATAGTACAGATGACCATCTGGAGATATACTTGTTAA